The Moorena producens PAL-8-15-08-1 genomic interval GATTTTCCGGTTCGGTAGGCGGGAGTTAACTTGCTTCCAATTAGAAATCTGACCTGAAAAAATTTTACCGAGAGTGTCTCGGGATAGCTTAACATCTGTGGTTATCCCTTGAAGATTATAAACCACAGCCAAAGACCCCCCAGCCGTTGGTACCATCAACAAACCCCGTTTCATTGAGTTTCTCTCTACAGGAGTTGGAATAACATTGCTCGCTCCGAAGTCAACGGACTGATTGAGAAATCGTCTAATTCCACCACCACTGCCAATGGCACTGTATTTGAGCTTTACATCTGTTGTTTCTTCTTGGTATTCTCTAAAGTAACGGCGATAAAGGGGTTCAGGAAATGTAGCTCCGGCACCAGTGAAGGATTGAGCGATCGCACCACTGATAGAACCAAAGCCAACGGTTAGGGTTACCGCTGTTGCTGTTAAAACCTTCTGCAAAAAAAATTGATAGCCAATCATTAATTTATCCTTAATTTATTCGTAAGTATTCAGCCGTCAGCCGTGAGCTTTTAGCTCACCCGTGCGCGTTCAGCCGTCAGCCGTGAACTTATTTTATTAAAAAGCACCTCGATTAGCACCATCTGTAGCGCATAAAATGAGGGACTAGCCTGATCTACGGCCAATAGCTGAACGCGCACGCACCTCAAGTAGCGCTAATCGCTGATAGCTGATAGCTGATAGCTGATAGCTGATAGCTGATAGCTTACATTTATTCTAGTATTACAATTGTCAGTATTATTAATCCTATAGATTACGGGAAGCGCGTTAATAACAAGATAATTTATATGACGACCATTTAAAGTCATAAGTTTCGCCAATTTTACTGGCGTTATAAGTGGGTAATCAAATTTATCTCATGGGAGAGTGTACTAGAAAACTCTAAGCCAAGTTTAATGCTATTTTACAAGAAAGCAAACTTTTTTTTGGTGTGATATGGAGATGAGTTTACTGCAAAAATTTAGCTTAGCACTGGTTTCATTCCTTGCCCTTAGTCTCCCAGCTGGCAAGGCATTTGCCCAAAGCTTTGGGGGGATATATCAGGAGATTTCTATCTCTGACGTGCCAGCTGCTGCTATGACTGCGGCCACTGCTGCTGCTGGTGTCTCACCCACGGATGCAGCAATCGAGATTGAGGATGATGGCAAGCTAATCTATGGATTGAGTGGTCAGAACTCCCAGGGCAACCGCTTTGAAGTGGATGTCAATGCCATTGGCGAAATTCAGGAGCTTGAAGAAGAAATTGACCAAAGTCAGGTACCCCCAGAAGTACTCAAAGGTCTAAGAGTCTGGCTACCTGACTTCCAGCCTACTGTGATTAGGAGGAGCGTCCGGGCCGGAGACGAGGTTGTATACGAGTTCAATGGTAAGGATGTGCAAGGCAACAACCTTCAAGTTGAAATGCCCTCTAAGGGTGGGAGATTGATGCTGTTTACCTATTGAACCAGGGACTAACTCTACTGTGGTTGCTGTAAACCGGGTGCATCTCATTAAAGCTGTTTGACCCGGTGGGTGTAACAGTCATATGGGTTATAAAAACAATATAGGTTGTAACAGTTATATAGTTTTTAGTAGTTATTTATGCTAAAATAGGTGTGTGGGGTGGAACGGGCATCTTGCCCGTTACAATAACCCACCCTACCCCACTACTATGAGCCAACAGTTATGTTTTGATTCACTGCTTCGATGGCTTGGCGAGCAAGACCGTCTGGAATCCTGGTATACCCCAGTTCCCCGTTGAGGTCCTGACCTTTAGTGAGAATCCAATTAACCATATCTTTAATCCCCTGGGCTTTGGCCTGAGTGGGGTACTTCTGGTACAGTAGCAGCCAAGTTAGACCCACAATTGGATAACCATCAGCTGGATCGTTAAGTTTGAGGGTGAAGTCCTGGTTAAACTCTACGTTAAGCAGCCCTTTACTGGCTTGGTCAAGACTAGGCTTAATATAGCGACCTTCTTGATTTTCAATTCTAGCGCTAGTAAAGTTGTTCTCTAGAGCATAATGAGCTTCTACATAGCCAATGGCACCGTCAATCCGCCGCACTTCCCCAGCTACTCCACCATTTTGAGGACGGCTTGAGAAGACCTTGAAGCCCCAATCTGGTTTTCGGCTAGGTTTGATCAGACCATGGGTAATCGCACTCAAGTACTTGGTGAATATGAAACTAGTACCGCTGCTATCTGAGCGCACAACAACTTTGATGTCTCTTCTGGGCAGGTAAGTGTTAACTTGCTTCCAATTACCAATTTGACCAGTAAAGATTTTGCCTAGAGTCTCGCGAGATAGTCTGACAGAGGAGACTACACCTTGCAGATTGTAAATCACTGACACAGCTCCCCCCGCTGTTGGCACCATTTGTAAGCCCCGTTTCATCTGACTTTTTTCCTCATCGGTTGGGGGCATATCACTAGCAGCAAAATCAACAGACTCGTTAATGAATTCCTCAATACCACCACCACTGCCAATGGTACTGTAATTTACATTAACGCTGGTTTCTTGTTGGTATTGGGAAAAGTAACGCTGGTAAAGGGGTTCGGGAAATGAAGCACCGGCACCAAACAATGGTATTGCACTTGCTGCCTTGAGTGAAATCAATACAATGGCAACTGTAACTGTTAAGGTTATCAATGTCCGACGGGACTTGATTAGAGCTAAACTCATTATAGTACTTATCATAGTCATGAGGTACAATTTTCTGGGTTTTAGGGAGCAGGGAGCAGGGAGCAGGGAGCAGGGACTGAGGCCACGCTAAGCCAACAGAATAGGGAATAGGTAAGAGGGAAGAGGTAAGAGCCAAGAGGTAAGAGGTAAAAAATCCTGTGTACCTCATAGGTATAATAAACGCTATAGTCTAGAAGGATTAAGGATAATTCAAGGGGTAAGCTATCAGCTAATGCGCTACGCGCACCCTATGGGAATAGCTTATGGTTATGGGAAAACCATGACGTTTAAATTTTTGTTAAGTGATCCGAGTTAGCTCCTCCAGCACCTGAAGTGACGAAGGGATAACAGTTGCTGGAGTTTTGCGATTGACCAAAGGTCACGCTACGCGAACGCATGGTCCTCCTCTACCAGATGTTCGTCATGGGGGAAGAGATAACACCTGAAAAGATCAAAAAGACTGGCATGTCCGGTAAACGATGGGAAAGAGTAGTGAAGTATATCCTTCTCACGACTGAAGTTTTCTTAGTGAGCGTTTTTCATAACTATGAGGTTCACAGGATTGTTTATCTACTCCCTGCTCCCTTGCTAAAGTCCCACTACCTTTTTTTTCCCATAAAATGGTACTACCTTTACATACCAAGCATTTCAGCTTGTTTCGTTACCCCTTCAGAAATGTTTGTCTGAACTAATAACATATGTAAAAATATGGGCTTATCCGGTGAACAACGCAAAATACTACAAAAGGCTTTTACTGATGCTTTCCCTAATAAATCATCATTAGAGCAAATGCTATGGTTTGAATTAGATAAAAATTTAAACACAATTGCTGGAGAAGGTAACTTAAACGACATTGTTTTTGAATTAATACAAAAAGCAGAAGCTGATGATTGGGTTGAAGAATTAATTTATGCTGCACGTAGGGCAAATCCTGGAAGCCCAAGCTTAAAAGCTATTGCTGCTATTGCTGAAGCAGCAACAACTGAACAAAGAGACATCAAACAGACAAATCCAGACTCAATGGGCGGTGGACAACAAGATGCAATTTGGAAGGGTATTTTCCAGATCCAGTGGTTTGTTAATTGGGTTAGTCAAAGTTCAACTCCTCGCCAAGAATACCGCAACCGTCAGGCATTACTCACTAAAGTCAAAAACTATTGGGTCAAAGGCGTTCTGGAAAAATCCCTCTATCACCAGGTACTGATGGAGTTGGGATTAGAGGAGAGACCCGATGCCATTACTAATCCTTTGAGTGAAATTCTCGAAATCGGTGACGACTCACCTCAATCCC includes:
- the pstS gene encoding phosphate ABC transporter substrate-binding protein PstS; the encoded protein is MFGAGASFPEPLYQRYFSQYQQETSVNVNYSTIGSGGGIEEFINESVDFAASDMPPTDEEKSQMKRGLQMVPTAGGAVSVIYNLQGVVSSVRLSRETLGKIFTGQIGNWKQVNTYLPRRDIKVVVRSDSSGTSFIFTKYLSAITHGLIKPSRKPDWGFKVFSSRPQNGGVAGEVRRIDGAIGYVEAHYALENNFTSARIENQEGRYIKPSLDQASKGLLNVEFNQDFTLKLNDPADGYPIVGLTWLLLYQKYPTQAKAQGIKDMVNWILTKGQDLNGELGYTRIPDGLARQAIEAVNQNITVGS